The proteins below come from a single Mustela nigripes isolate SB6536 chromosome 14, MUSNIG.SB6536, whole genome shotgun sequence genomic window:
- the PSRC1 gene encoding proline/serine-rich coiled-coil protein 1 isoform X2: MEDLEEDVKFIVDETLDFGGLSPSDSREEEDIAVSVTPEKPLRRGLSNRSDPNAVAPAPQGVRLSLGPLSPEKLEEILHEANRLAAQLEQCALQEQESTGEGLGPRKVKPSPRRETFVLKDSPVRDLLPTVSSLTRSTPSPSSLTPRLRSSDKKGSVRALRAASGKRPSSVKRESPTCNLFPASKSPASSPLARPTPPIRGKAGPSGRATATGPPPTVRPVLAPQPSTSNSQRLSRPQGGAAKTSSRLPVPSAIPRPASRMPLTSRSVPPSKGALPPASLPTRKGVPRPSAAGHRVPISQRPNLPAPGATRSNLQPPKKAAVPGPTR; encoded by the exons ATGGAAGATTTGGAGGAAG ATGTGAAGTTTATAGTGGATGAGACCTTGGACTTTGGAGGGCTGTCACCATCTGACAG tCGTGAGGAGGAAGACATAGCAGTGTCAGTGACTCCAGAGAAACCCCTCCGAAGAGGACTTTCCAATCGAAGTGACCCAAATGCAGTGGCCCCAGCCCCCCAGGGGGTGAGGCTCAGCTTAGGCCCACTTAGTCCAGAGAAGCTGGAGGAGATTCTCCATGAGGCCAACCGACTGGCAGCCCAGCTGGAGCAGTGTGCCCTGCAGGAGCAGGAGAGCACAGGTGAGGGCCTGGGGCCTCGCAAGGTGAAGCCCAGCCCTAGGCGGGAGACCTTTGTGCTGAAGGACAGTCCCGTCCGAGACCTGCTGCCCACTGTGAGTTCTTTGACTCGGAGCACCCCCTCTCCAAGCAGCCTGACACCCCGACTCCGGAGCAGCGATAAGAAGGGGTCAGTCAGGGCTCTTCGGGCAGCATCTGGGAAGAGGCCCTCCAGTGTGAAGAGG GAGTCACCCACTTGCAATCTGTTCCCTGCATCCAAAAGCCCAGCATCTTCTCCTCTTGCCCGGCCCACTCCCCCAATCCGGGGCAAAGCTGGACCCAGTGGGAGAGCAACAGCAA CAGGCCCACCTCCCACTGTCAGACCAGTCTTGGCCCCACAGCCTTCTACCAGCAACTCTCAGCGCCTCTCTCGGCCACAGGGAGGAGCTGCTAAGACTTCCAGTCGACTGCCTGTTCCCTCGGCTATCCCCAGGCCTGCCAGCCGAATGCCACTCACCAGCCGGAGTGTACCACCCAGCAAAGGTGCCCTGCCTCCAGCTTCTCTGCCAACTCGGAAAGGAGTTCCACGACCAAGCGCGGCAGGGCACAGAG TTCCCATTTCTCAGCGACCAAATCTTCCCGCCCCTGGTGCCACCCGCAGCAATCTTCAGCCCCCTAAGAAAGCTGCAGTCCCAGGACCTACCAGGTAA
- the PSRC1 gene encoding proline/serine-rich coiled-coil protein 1 isoform X1, whose product MEDLEEDVKFIVDETLDFGGLSPSDSREEEDIAVSVTPEKPLRRGLSNRSDPNAVAPAPQGVRLSLGPLSPEKLEEILHEANRLAAQLEQCALQEQESTGEGLGPRKVKPSPRRETFVLKDSPVRDLLPTVSSLTRSTPSPSSLTPRLRSSDKKGSVRALRAASGKRPSSVKRESPTCNLFPASKSPASSPLARPTPPIRGKAGPSGRATATGPPPTVRPVLAPQPSTSNSQRLSRPQGGAAKTSSRLPVPSAIPRPASRMPLTSRSVPPSKGALPPASLPTRKGVPRPSAAGHRVPISQRPNLPAPGATRSNLQPPKKAAVPGPTR is encoded by the exons ATGGAAGATTTGGAGGAAG ATGTGAAGTTTATAGTGGATGAGACCTTGGACTTTGGAGGGCTGTCACCATCTGACAG tCGTGAGGAGGAAGACATAGCAGTGTCAGTGACTCCAGAGAAACCCCTCCGAAGAGGACTTTCCAATCGAAGTGACCCAAATGCAGTGGCCCCAGCCCCCCAGGGGGTGAGGCTCAGCTTAGGCCCACTTAGTCCAGAGAAGCTGGAGGAGATTCTCCATGAGGCCAACCGACTGGCAGCCCAGCTGGAGCAGTGTGCCCTGCAGGAGCAGGAGAGCACAGGTGAGGGCCTGGGGCCTCGCAAGGTGAAGCCCAGCCCTAGGCGGGAGACCTTTGTGCTGAAGGACAGTCCCGTCCGAGACCTGCTGCCCACTGTGAGTTCTTTGACTCGGAGCACCCCCTCTCCAAGCAGCCTGACACCCCGACTCCGGAGCAGCGATAAGAAGGGGTCAGTCAGGGCTCTTCGGGCAGCATCTGGGAAGAGGCCCTCCAGTGTGAAGAGG GAGTCACCCACTTGCAATCTGTTCCCTGCATCCAAAAGCCCAGCATCTTCTCCTCTTGCCCGGCCCACTCCCCCAATCCGGGGCAAAGCTGGACCCAGTGGGAGAGCAACAGCAA CAGGCCCACCTCCCACTGTCAGACCAGTCTTGGCCCCACAGCCTTCTACCAGCAACTCTCAGCGCCTCTCTCGGCCACAGGGAGGAGCTGCTAAGACTTCCAGTCGACTGCCTGTTCCCTCGGCTATCCCCAGGCCTGCCAGCCGAATGCCACTCACCAGCCGGAGTGTACCACCCAGCAAAGGTGCCCTGCCTCCAGCTTCTCTGCCAACTCGGAAAGGAGTTCCACGACCAAGCGCGGCAGGGCACAGAG TTCCCATTTCTCAGCGACCAAATCTTCCCGCCCCTGGTGCCACCCGCAGCAATCTTCAGCCCCCTAAGAAAGCTGCAGTCCCAGGACCTACCAG GTAA
- the PSRC1 gene encoding proline/serine-rich coiled-coil protein 1 isoform X4, with protein sequence MEDLEEDVKFIVDETLDFGGLSPSDSREEEDIAVSVTPEKPLRRGLSNRSDPNAVAPAPQGVRLSLGPLSPEKLEEILHEANRLAAQLEQCALQEQESTGEGLGPRKVKPSPRRETFVLKDSPVRDLLPTVSSLTRSTPSPSSLTPRLRSSDKKGSVRALRAASGKRPSSVKRESPTCNLFPASKSPASSPLARPTPPIRGKAGPSGRATASPPPTVRPVLAPQPSTSNSQRLSRPQGGAAKTSSRLPVPSAIPRPASRMPLTSRSVPPSKGALPPASLPTRKGVPRPSAAGHRVPISQRPNLPAPGATRSNLQPPKKAAVPGPTR encoded by the exons ATGGAAGATTTGGAGGAAG ATGTGAAGTTTATAGTGGATGAGACCTTGGACTTTGGAGGGCTGTCACCATCTGACAG tCGTGAGGAGGAAGACATAGCAGTGTCAGTGACTCCAGAGAAACCCCTCCGAAGAGGACTTTCCAATCGAAGTGACCCAAATGCAGTGGCCCCAGCCCCCCAGGGGGTGAGGCTCAGCTTAGGCCCACTTAGTCCAGAGAAGCTGGAGGAGATTCTCCATGAGGCCAACCGACTGGCAGCCCAGCTGGAGCAGTGTGCCCTGCAGGAGCAGGAGAGCACAGGTGAGGGCCTGGGGCCTCGCAAGGTGAAGCCCAGCCCTAGGCGGGAGACCTTTGTGCTGAAGGACAGTCCCGTCCGAGACCTGCTGCCCACTGTGAGTTCTTTGACTCGGAGCACCCCCTCTCCAAGCAGCCTGACACCCCGACTCCGGAGCAGCGATAAGAAGGGGTCAGTCAGGGCTCTTCGGGCAGCATCTGGGAAGAGGCCCTCCAGTGTGAAGAGG GAGTCACCCACTTGCAATCTGTTCCCTGCATCCAAAAGCCCAGCATCTTCTCCTCTTGCCCGGCCCACTCCCCCAATCCGGGGCAAAGCTGGACCCAGTGGGAGAGCAACAGCAA GCCCACCTCCCACTGTCAGACCAGTCTTGGCCCCACAGCCTTCTACCAGCAACTCTCAGCGCCTCTCTCGGCCACAGGGAGGAGCTGCTAAGACTTCCAGTCGACTGCCTGTTCCCTCGGCTATCCCCAGGCCTGCCAGCCGAATGCCACTCACCAGCCGGAGTGTACCACCCAGCAAAGGTGCCCTGCCTCCAGCTTCTCTGCCAACTCGGAAAGGAGTTCCACGACCAAGCGCGGCAGGGCACAGAG TTCCCATTTCTCAGCGACCAAATCTTCCCGCCCCTGGTGCCACCCGCAGCAATCTTCAGCCCCCTAAGAAAGCTGCAGTCCCAGGACCTACCAGGTAA
- the PSRC1 gene encoding proline/serine-rich coiled-coil protein 1 isoform X3 produces the protein MEDLEEDVKFIVDETLDFGGLSPSDSREEEDIAVSVTPEKPLRRGLSNRSDPNAVAPAPQGVRLSLGPLSPEKLEEILHEANRLAAQLEQCALQEQESTGEGLGPRKVKPSPRRETFVLKDSPVRDLLPTVSSLTRSTPSPSSLTPRLRSSDKKGSVRALRAASGKRPSSVKRESPTCNLFPASKSPASSPLARPTPPIRGKAGPSGRATASPPPTVRPVLAPQPSTSNSQRLSRPQGGAAKTSSRLPVPSAIPRPASRMPLTSRSVPPSKGALPPASLPTRKGVPRPSAAGHRVPISQRPNLPAPGATRSNLQPPKKAAVPGPTR, from the exons ATGGAAGATTTGGAGGAAG ATGTGAAGTTTATAGTGGATGAGACCTTGGACTTTGGAGGGCTGTCACCATCTGACAG tCGTGAGGAGGAAGACATAGCAGTGTCAGTGACTCCAGAGAAACCCCTCCGAAGAGGACTTTCCAATCGAAGTGACCCAAATGCAGTGGCCCCAGCCCCCCAGGGGGTGAGGCTCAGCTTAGGCCCACTTAGTCCAGAGAAGCTGGAGGAGATTCTCCATGAGGCCAACCGACTGGCAGCCCAGCTGGAGCAGTGTGCCCTGCAGGAGCAGGAGAGCACAGGTGAGGGCCTGGGGCCTCGCAAGGTGAAGCCCAGCCCTAGGCGGGAGACCTTTGTGCTGAAGGACAGTCCCGTCCGAGACCTGCTGCCCACTGTGAGTTCTTTGACTCGGAGCACCCCCTCTCCAAGCAGCCTGACACCCCGACTCCGGAGCAGCGATAAGAAGGGGTCAGTCAGGGCTCTTCGGGCAGCATCTGGGAAGAGGCCCTCCAGTGTGAAGAGG GAGTCACCCACTTGCAATCTGTTCCCTGCATCCAAAAGCCCAGCATCTTCTCCTCTTGCCCGGCCCACTCCCCCAATCCGGGGCAAAGCTGGACCCAGTGGGAGAGCAACAGCAA GCCCACCTCCCACTGTCAGACCAGTCTTGGCCCCACAGCCTTCTACCAGCAACTCTCAGCGCCTCTCTCGGCCACAGGGAGGAGCTGCTAAGACTTCCAGTCGACTGCCTGTTCCCTCGGCTATCCCCAGGCCTGCCAGCCGAATGCCACTCACCAGCCGGAGTGTACCACCCAGCAAAGGTGCCCTGCCTCCAGCTTCTCTGCCAACTCGGAAAGGAGTTCCACGACCAAGCGCGGCAGGGCACAGAG TTCCCATTTCTCAGCGACCAAATCTTCCCGCCCCTGGTGCCACCCGCAGCAATCTTCAGCCCCCTAAGAAAGCTGCAGTCCCAGGACCTACCAG GTAA